One genomic segment of Rhinolophus sinicus isolate RSC01 linkage group LG11, ASM3656204v1, whole genome shotgun sequence includes these proteins:
- the LOC141567670 gene encoding interferon lambda-4-like, translated as MVHTTLDASQGTVKGRPRSSTRHPGHFAGAEMGPNGAAAVAVGLWFSVTVSVAAGPDVAAPRRCILSHYRSLDPRALAAVKALRDRYEEETLSWRPRNCSFRPRRDPPRPSSCARLRHVARGLADAQAVLKSLPSPELFPGVPPTLELLAAAGRDVAACLQLVRPGSWRKSLRSPRRRPKTRRADSPRCHEATVIFNLVRLLTWDLRLVAHPGPCL; from the exons ATGGTCCACACAACTCTGGACGCCTCTCAGGGGACAGTGAAAGGCAGGCCCCGCTCCAGCACGAGGCACCCAGGGCACTTTGCAG GAGCAGAGATGGGGCCGAATGGCGCAGCCGCGGTGGCCGTGGGGCTGTGGTTCTCGGTGACAGTCAGCGTGGCGGCGGGCCCAGACGTGGCTGCGCCCCGACGCTGCATCCTCTCGCACTACCGTTCGCTGGACCCCAGGGCGCTGGCAGCGGTCAAGGCGCTGAGAGACCGCTAC GAGGAAGAGACGCTGAGCTGGAGGCCGCGCAACTGCTCCTTCCGCCCAAGGAGGGATCCCCCGCGGCCCTCG TCGTGCGCCCGGCTCCGCCACGTGGCACGGGGCCTCGCGGACGCCCAGGCGGTGCTGAAGAGCCTGCCGAGCCCGGAGCTGTTCCCCGGCGTCCCCCCGACCCTGGAGCTGCTGGCGGCCGCCGGGCGGGACGTGGCGGCCTGC CTCCAGCTGGTGAGGCCAGGCTCCTGGAGGAAGTCCCTCCGGTCACCCCGAAGGCGACCCAAAACGCGGAGAGCT GACTCGCCTCGGTGCCACGAAGCCACCGTCATCTTCAACCTCGTGCGCCTGCTCACGTGGGACTTGAGGCTGGTGGCGCACCCGGGACCTTGTCTCTGA
- the LOC141567676 gene encoding interferon lambda-3-like has translation MKLDMATGCRLVLMLLTTVLTSTGAVPVPTPLRTLPGARGCHMSQFKTLSPQELKAFRRAKDALEESLLLKNWSCSSHPFPKARDLRRLQVWERPVALEAELALTLKVLGTMANSTLGDTLEQPLHTLRYIHSKLQACVPAQATRGPRAQGLLRQWLHRIHKAEEMESHDCLEASVTFNLFRLLTLDLKCVASGDLCV, from the exons ATGAAGTTGG ACATGGCCACAGGTTGCAGGCTGGTGCTCATGCTGCTGACCACGGTGCTGACCAGCACAGGGGCAGttcctgtccccacacccctcaGGACCCTCCCAGGTGCAAGGGGCTGCCACATGTCCCAGTTCAAGACTCTGTCTCCACAAGAGCTGAAGGCCTTCAGGAGGGCCAAGGACGCCTTG GAAGAGTCGCTCTTGCTGAAGAACTGGAGCTGCAGCTCCCACCCGTTCCCCAAGGCCCGGGACCTGAGGCGGCTGCAG GTGTGGGAGCGCCCCGTGGCCTTGGAGGCTGAGCTGGCCCTGACGCTGAAGGTGTTGGGGACCATGGCTAACTCGACCCTGGGGGACACCCTGGAACAGCCTCTCCACACGCTGCGCTACATCCACTCCAAGCTCCAGGCCTGT GTCCCAGCTCAGGCCACAAGaggccccagggcccagggcctccTCCGCCAGTGGCTACACAGGATTCATAAGGCCGAGGAGATG GAGTCTCATGACTGCCTTGAAGCCTCTGTCACATTCAACCTCTTCCGCCTCCTCACCCTGGACCTGAAATGTGTTGCCAGTGGAGACCTGTGTGTCTGA